One region of Permianibacter fluminis genomic DNA includes:
- a CDS encoding amino acid kinase family protein, which yields MTTRNQTTIAVLKFGGSVLTDANALRRVASHLHFRLQQQPVIAVVSATRGSTDTLLTLGSLAAEQTQSAILGLQQLIQRHLDLGKALLNDREQLTLTAGYRQLQLLGEESLQVLVRTPGENHATAALAGLGEKLSAQLLAALLRSSGVAADWLASEQLIRTDDNALSGTVNTEQTLRAFASLPPAYWQQSLRVVTGFCGADSQGRTTLLGRNASDYSAALVTAYAGDSLEIIGDTAGILSADPDYVPNADTVPVLALEDASLLAQCGAGVLHPRSLAPLLERRLPLQLRRLDAEPSNAASGSVIGTTIDPNYRAREQAFVACWLPPTSATLSKQTPLPLALNRWHSQTPDLAVATVFVADKQTPAQVLEQLQQRASHAGVVLHAHRLLERERVLAFTLAIADLDVFARLAHTCLYPADNDIAVAIIGASGRIGRQTLQLLRQQQATLKSDLGLRHHAGLRVVAICNSRQIHWCSQQESSADASIHALASEPDVTDPATRLVQELLAQQFSRLIVVDASASAHVAALYEPLLQAGIAVVTPNKIANADLQQRFALLQTLSRHSAAPYLYETTVAAALPVLRPLLDLQRAGDRPDRIQAVLSGTLGYVLDQVQQDVPFDHAVSEAVRLGYAEPNPLLDLGGEDVARKLLILLRTCGIALERDAIELQALVPVDQAASQPLSVFNDYWQNQVTAARAAGKRLAYVAEYADGKARVGLRQIDAESPFHRLRGTENAVIYHSQLYRDIPLTVSGPGAGVAVTSAGVFADVLSAAQALAARDTQAHLHRAAALAAAA from the coding sequence ATGACTACCCGTAATCAAACCACCATCGCTGTACTCAAATTCGGCGGCAGTGTGCTGACCGACGCCAATGCGCTGCGCCGCGTCGCCAGCCATCTGCATTTTCGCTTGCAACAACAGCCGGTCATCGCTGTGGTATCGGCGACCCGCGGCAGCACCGACACGCTGCTGACGCTGGGTTCGCTGGCGGCGGAACAAACCCAATCGGCCATTCTGGGTTTGCAGCAATTGATCCAGCGCCATCTGGATCTGGGCAAAGCGTTGTTGAACGACCGCGAGCAGTTGACGCTGACCGCTGGCTATCGTCAGTTGCAATTGCTCGGCGAAGAAAGCTTGCAGGTGCTGGTGCGCACGCCCGGTGAAAACCATGCCACCGCCGCGCTGGCCGGACTGGGCGAAAAACTGTCGGCGCAATTGCTGGCCGCGCTGCTGCGCAGCTCGGGCGTGGCAGCCGATTGGCTGGCATCGGAGCAATTGATCCGCACGGATGACAATGCGCTCAGCGGCACCGTCAATACCGAACAAACCCTGCGCGCATTTGCCAGCCTGCCACCGGCTTACTGGCAGCAAAGTCTGCGCGTTGTCACCGGCTTTTGCGGCGCCGACAGTCAGGGCCGCACTACCCTGCTCGGCCGCAATGCCTCGGATTACAGCGCGGCGCTGGTCACCGCCTATGCCGGCGATTCACTGGAGATCATTGGCGACACCGCCGGCATTCTGAGTGCCGACCCGGACTATGTCCCGAACGCCGATACGGTGCCGGTGCTGGCGCTCGAAGATGCCAGCTTGCTGGCGCAATGCGGCGCCGGCGTCTTGCATCCGCGTAGCCTGGCCCCCTTGCTGGAACGGCGCTTGCCACTGCAGTTGCGCCGACTGGATGCTGAGCCCAGCAACGCAGCAAGCGGCAGCGTGATCGGCACGACCATTGATCCCAATTACCGCGCTCGTGAGCAGGCGTTTGTCGCGTGCTGGCTGCCGCCGACGTCGGCCACGCTGAGCAAACAAACCCCGCTGCCGTTGGCGTTGAACCGCTGGCACAGCCAGACGCCTGATCTGGCGGTCGCTACCGTTTTTGTTGCCGACAAACAGACACCGGCGCAAGTGCTGGAGCAATTGCAGCAACGCGCCAGCCACGCCGGTGTGGTGCTGCATGCACATCGCTTGCTCGAACGCGAACGGGTGCTGGCGTTTACGCTGGCCATTGCCGATCTCGATGTCTTCGCCCGACTTGCCCATACCTGCCTGTATCCGGCCGACAACGACATTGCCGTTGCCATCATCGGCGCCAGCGGCCGCATTGGCCGGCAAACCCTGCAACTGTTGCGGCAGCAGCAGGCCACGCTGAAAAGCGATCTCGGATTGCGTCATCACGCTGGCCTGCGGGTCGTCGCCATCTGCAACTCCCGGCAAATCCATTGGTGCAGCCAACAGGAAAGCAGCGCCGATGCCAGCATCCACGCACTGGCAAGTGAACCGGATGTCACCGATCCGGCAACCCGCTTGGTGCAGGAGCTGCTGGCTCAGCAATTCTCCCGTTTGATCGTGGTGGACGCCTCGGCCAGCGCCCATGTCGCCGCACTCTACGAACCGCTGTTGCAAGCGGGTATTGCCGTGGTCACGCCGAACAAGATCGCCAACGCCGATCTGCAACAACGGTTCGCGCTGCTGCAAACGCTATCGCGACACAGCGCGGCGCCGTATTTGTACGAAACCACTGTTGCTGCGGCATTACCGGTACTGCGGCCGTTGCTGGATCTGCAGCGCGCCGGCGATAGGCCGGATCGCATCCAGGCGGTGTTGTCCGGCACGCTCGGTTATGTCCTGGATCAAGTTCAGCAAGATGTGCCGTTCGATCATGCCGTGAGCGAAGCGGTCCGGCTTGGTTATGCCGAGCCGAATCCGCTGCTGGATCTGGGTGGCGAAGATGTCGCCCGCAAACTGTTGATCCTGCTGCGTACCTGCGGCATTGCGCTTGAGCGCGACGCGATCGAATTACAAGCATTGGTGCCGGTTGACCAAGCGGCCAGTCAACCGTTGTCCGTGTTCAATGACTATTGGCAAAACCAGGTGACCGCTGCGCGCGCGGCGGGCAAGCGGTTGGCGTATGTCGCGGAATATGCCGATGGCAAAGCCCGGGTCGGACTGCGCCAGATTGATGCCGAGTCGCCGTTTCACCGTCTGCGCGGCACCGAGAATGCCGTTATCTATCACTCGCAGTTGTACCGCGACATTCCGCTGACGGTGTCCGGTCCCGGTGCTGGCGTTGCGGTCACCAGCGCCGGCGTGTTTGCCGACGTGCTGTCCGCCGCACAAGCGCTCGCCGCACGCGATACCCAAGCGCATTTGCACCGTGCTGCGGCGCTGGCGGCCGCCGCCTGA
- the metX gene encoding homoserine O-acetyltransferase MetX — protein sequence MSVHARQFANPPSRTVLSPEVRLWQDAAGLTLENGERLAPLELAWRSWGSLNRAGTNAVLVIHALSGGADLELWWPELLGTGKPLDPARDFIVCINLLGSCYGSSGPLSAHPDDGQPWQARFPRISIRDQVAAQSRLLRSLGVQQLRAVIGPSLGGMIAQEFALQHPDWVQSLVLIGTTAAHSAQAIAASECQRAAIRLDPAFNDGFYLPGSGPVRGLALARELAFLTYRCDSELRARFGRHSGEHKNFAVLDYLDYQGDKFVQRFDANSYIRLTECMNSHDIGRDRGGVAAALQTLHQPTLVISLDTDQLYPVAEQREIARHLPNAQHVIIASRHGHDGFLTETDAVANALIPFLAAQPLLAATPVNGNAALRLAAGDMDNTRHSELHS from the coding sequence ATGTCCGTCCACGCCCGCCAATTTGCCAACCCGCCCAGCCGAACCGTGCTGTCGCCCGAGGTCCGCCTCTGGCAAGACGCGGCCGGACTGACGCTGGAAAATGGCGAACGGCTGGCGCCGCTGGAACTGGCCTGGCGTAGCTGGGGTTCGTTGAACCGGGCCGGGACCAATGCCGTGCTGGTCATCCATGCCCTGTCTGGTGGTGCGGATCTGGAGCTGTGGTGGCCGGAGCTGCTCGGCACGGGCAAGCCACTGGACCCGGCCCGCGATTTCATTGTCTGCATCAATCTGCTCGGCTCCTGCTACGGCAGCAGCGGCCCGCTGAGCGCGCATCCCGATGACGGCCAGCCCTGGCAGGCCCGCTTCCCGCGCATCAGCATTCGCGATCAAGTTGCCGCTCAGAGCCGGCTCTTGCGCAGCCTCGGTGTGCAGCAACTGCGCGCCGTCATCGGCCCGTCGCTTGGCGGCATGATTGCGCAGGAGTTTGCCCTGCAGCATCCCGACTGGGTTCAGTCACTGGTGTTGATCGGCACCACGGCCGCGCATTCCGCCCAGGCCATTGCCGCCAGCGAATGCCAGCGCGCCGCCATCCGGCTCGATCCGGCGTTCAACGACGGCTTCTATCTGCCGGGCAGCGGTCCGGTGCGCGGTTTGGCACTGGCGCGCGAGCTGGCATTCCTGACCTATCGCTGCGACAGCGAATTGCGGGCGCGTTTTGGTCGCCACAGCGGCGAACACAAAAATTTTGCCGTGCTCGATTATCTCGATTATCAGGGCGACAAATTCGTACAGCGCTTTGACGCCAACAGTTACATCCGCTTGACCGAATGCATGAACAGTCACGACATCGGTCGCGACCGCGGTGGCGTTGCTGCCGCGCTGCAAACCCTTCATCAACCCACGCTGGTGATCAGCCTTGATACCGACCAACTCTATCCGGTGGCGGAACAGCGCGAGATCGCGCGCCACCTTCCGAATGCGCAGCACGTGATTATCGCGAGCCGGCACGGCCACGATGGTTTCCTGACCGAAACCGACGCCGTCGCCAATGCGCTCATACCCTTTCTTGCCGCCCAGCCCTTGCTCGCCGCGACACCGGTTAACGGTAACGCAGCGCTGCGCCTTGCTGCCGGCGACATGGACAACACCCGTCATTCGGAACTGCATTCATGA
- the metJ gene encoding met regulon transcriptional regulator MetJ, whose translation MSVQPEDEEFIDPYIEHGKKKEKVKKITVSIPLHVLKLLTDERTRRQVNNLRHATNSELLCEAFLHSYTGQPLPSDEELRKPRK comes from the coding sequence ATGTCTGTACAGCCTGAAGATGAAGAATTCATCGATCCGTACATTGAACACGGCAAGAAGAAAGAGAAGGTCAAGAAGATCACCGTCTCGATTCCGCTGCATGTGCTGAAGTTGCTGACCGACGAGCGCACCCGCCGTCAGGTCAACAACCTGCGCCACGCGACCAACTCGGAACTGCTCTGCGAGGCCTTTCTGCATTCCTACACCGGGCAACCGCTGCCCAGTGACGAGGAGTTGCGCAAGCCGCGCAAGTGA
- the ppsR gene encoding posphoenolpyruvate synthetase regulatory kinase/phosphorylase PpsR, translating into MKRSVFFISDRTGITAEMLGQALLSQFDGVDFAETTLPFIDNEATARDAVARINAAADHDGEPPLIFDTMVRPELRAVIRESRGVVLDLFQTFVPSIEQTLGVKCQYRVGKAHSAENVSQYETRIEAVNFALSNDDGAVTKYYEQADLILVGVSRSGKTPTSLYLAMQFGIRAANYPITEEDLDNEGLPKPLKPHRHKLFGLTINPERLQQIRTERRANSRYASIEQCRLEVAAVERLYQHLNIPWLDTTSRSVEEIATKILAATGLKRHQY; encoded by the coding sequence ATGAAACGTAGCGTATTTTTTATTTCCGATCGGACCGGTATCACGGCCGAGATGCTGGGTCAGGCCTTGCTGTCCCAGTTTGACGGGGTCGACTTCGCCGAGACTACCCTGCCGTTCATCGACAACGAGGCCACCGCCCGCGATGCGGTTGCCCGCATCAATGCCGCCGCCGACCATGACGGCGAGCCGCCGCTGATATTCGATACGATGGTACGGCCCGAACTGCGGGCGGTCATCCGCGAGAGCCGCGGCGTGGTGCTGGACCTGTTCCAGACCTTTGTCCCGAGCATCGAGCAGACCCTCGGCGTCAAATGCCAGTACCGGGTCGGCAAAGCCCACTCGGCAGAGAACGTCAGCCAGTACGAAACCCGCATCGAGGCGGTCAACTTTGCCCTCAGCAATGATGACGGCGCCGTCACCAAGTACTACGAGCAGGCCGATCTCATCCTGGTTGGCGTGTCCCGCTCCGGCAAAACCCCGACCTCGCTGTATCTGGCCATGCAATTCGGCATCCGGGCCGCCAACTACCCGATAACCGAGGAAGATCTGGACAACGAAGGCCTGCCGAAGCCGCTCAAGCCGCACCGGCACAAGCTGTTCGGGCTGACCATCAACCCGGAGCGGCTACAGCAAATCCGCACCGAGCGCCGGGCCAACAGCCGCTACGCCTCCATTGAGCAGTGCCGGCTGGAAGTCGCCGCCGTCGAGCGGCTGTACCAGCATCTGAATATTCCGTGGCTGGACACCACCAGCCGCTCGGTCGAGGAAATCGCCACCAAGATTCTGGCCGCGACCGGGCTGAAGCGGCACCAATACTGA
- the ppsA gene encoding phosphoenolpyruvate synthase: MHDVDRVGGKNASLGEMISHLSGAGVRVPGGFATTAQAFRDFLEQSGLNARIQAELKALDVDNVQALMETGKKIRRWVVETPFLPELEKAITQAYLKLKGNSNDEFAVAVRSSATAEDMPDASFAGQQETFLNVRGMANVMLAVKEVFASLFNDRAIAYRVHKGYEHAGVALSAGIQRMARSDIGASGVMFTLDTESGFDDVVFITSSYGLGETVVQGAVNPDEFYVHKPTLKLNKPAVLRRNLGAKAIKMVYTGQTEHGKTVKLVDVSNAERRTFSLTDAEVEELARQALIIEKHYQRPMDIEWAKDGSDGNLYIVQARPETVKSRDDSRVIERYMLKSKGRVVTEGRAIGQRIGKGPARVITDISQIARVQVGDVLVTDMTDPDWEPVMKKAAAIVTNRGGRTCHAAIIARELGIPAVVGCGDATDHIKEGDNVTVSCAEGDTGFVYQGLHEFDIHRAEVSDMPKLKFKIMMNVGDPDKAFSFSRLPHHGVGLARLEFIINRMIGVHPKALIHFDSLHDAALKENISARIAGYKSPTDFFVEKLAEGISSIAAAFYPERVIVRMSDFKSNEYANLIGGKLYEPHEENPMIGFRGASRYISADFRECFALECKAFKKVRDEMGLTNVEVMIPFVRTLDEAKKVTDLLAEHGLKRGENGLKVIMMCELPSNALMADEFLQYFDGFSIGSNDMTQLTLGLDRDSGIIAHLFDERDPAVKKLLAMAISACKRNNKYIGICGQGPSDHPDLAQWLMEQGIDSVSLNPDSVLETWLFLAGKK, translated from the coding sequence ATGCACGATGTAGATCGGGTCGGCGGCAAGAATGCCTCACTCGGCGAGATGATCAGCCACCTGTCGGGTGCCGGTGTCCGGGTGCCGGGCGGCTTTGCCACCACCGCGCAAGCGTTCCGCGATTTTCTGGAGCAGTCGGGTCTCAATGCCCGCATTCAGGCTGAACTGAAAGCGCTGGATGTCGACAACGTGCAAGCGTTGATGGAAACCGGCAAAAAAATCCGCCGCTGGGTGGTTGAAACGCCGTTCCTGCCGGAACTCGAAAAAGCCATCACCCAGGCCTACCTGAAATTGAAAGGCAACAGCAACGACGAATTCGCCGTTGCCGTTCGCTCCTCGGCGACCGCCGAAGACATGCCAGACGCCTCGTTTGCCGGCCAGCAAGAAACTTTCCTGAACGTGCGTGGCATGGCCAACGTGATGTTGGCGGTCAAGGAAGTGTTCGCCTCGCTGTTCAATGATCGCGCCATCGCTTATCGCGTGCACAAAGGCTACGAGCACGCTGGCGTTGCCCTGTCGGCCGGTATTCAGCGCATGGCGCGTTCGGATATCGGTGCCTCGGGCGTCATGTTCACGCTTGATACCGAGTCGGGTTTTGATGATGTGGTGTTCATCACCTCGTCTTACGGCCTCGGTGAAACCGTGGTCCAGGGCGCGGTCAACCCGGACGAATTTTACGTTCATAAGCCGACGCTGAAATTGAACAAGCCGGCCGTGCTGCGTCGCAATCTGGGCGCGAAAGCGATCAAGATGGTGTACACCGGCCAGACCGAGCACGGCAAAACCGTCAAGCTGGTTGATGTTTCGAACGCCGAGCGGCGTACGTTCTCGCTGACCGACGCCGAAGTCGAAGAGTTGGCCCGGCAAGCGCTGATCATTGAAAAGCATTATCAGCGGCCGATGGATATCGAATGGGCCAAAGACGGTTCCGATGGCAACCTGTACATCGTGCAGGCGCGCCCGGAAACGGTGAAGTCGCGCGATGACAGCCGCGTCATCGAGCGTTACATGCTCAAGAGCAAAGGCCGCGTCGTCACCGAAGGTCGCGCCATTGGTCAGCGTATCGGCAAAGGCCCGGCCCGGGTCATTACCGATATTTCGCAAATTGCCCGCGTTCAGGTTGGCGATGTGCTGGTCACTGACATGACGGACCCGGATTGGGAACCGGTCATGAAGAAAGCCGCCGCGATTGTCACCAATCGTGGTGGCCGTACCTGCCACGCGGCGATTATCGCCCGTGAGCTCGGCATTCCGGCCGTGGTTGGCTGTGGCGATGCCACCGACCATATCAAGGAAGGCGACAACGTCACCGTGTCCTGCGCCGAAGGTGATACCGGTTTTGTTTATCAAGGTCTGCACGAGTTCGACATTCATCGCGCCGAAGTCAGCGACATGCCGAAGCTGAAGTTCAAGATCATGATGAACGTCGGCGATCCGGACAAGGCGTTCAGTTTTTCGCGGCTGCCGCATCACGGTGTCGGTCTGGCCCGGTTGGAATTCATCATCAACCGGATGATCGGCGTGCACCCGAAGGCGCTGATCCATTTCGACAGCCTGCATGACGCCGCGTTGAAGGAAAACATCTCGGCCCGTATCGCCGGCTACAAGTCGCCGACCGATTTCTTCGTCGAGAAACTGGCCGAAGGCATTTCGTCGATTGCGGCGGCGTTCTATCCGGAGCGGGTCATTGTCCGGATGTCGGATTTTAAATCGAACGAATACGCCAACCTGATCGGCGGCAAGCTGTACGAGCCGCACGAAGAAAACCCGATGATCGGTTTCCGTGGCGCCTCGCGTTACATCTCGGCCGATTTCCGCGAATGCTTTGCGCTGGAATGCAAGGCGTTCAAGAAAGTCCGTGACGAGATGGGCCTGACCAACGTTGAAGTCATGATTCCGTTTGTCCGCACGCTGGATGAGGCCAAGAAGGTCACCGATCTGCTGGCCGAACATGGCCTGAAGCGTGGCGAGAACGGCCTGAAAGTCATCATGATGTGCGAATTGCCGTCGAACGCCCTGATGGCCGACGAATTCCTGCAGTATTTCGATGGCTTCTCGATCGGCTCCAACGACATGACCCAGTTGACGCTGGGTCTGGATCGCGATTCCGGCATCATTGCGCATCTGTTCGATGAGCGGGATCCGGCGGTCAAGAAGTTGTTGGCGATGGCCATCTCGGCCTGCAAGCGCAACAACAAATACATCGGCATCTGCGGCCAGGGCCCTTCCGATCACCCGGATTTGGCGCAGTGGCTGATGGAGCAGGGCATTGATTCGGTGTCGCTGAACCCGGATTCCGTACTCGAAACCTGGCTGTTCCTGGCCGGCAAGAAGTGA
- a CDS encoding EamA family transporter: MKLLQRVPPIVLVLVSIFSVQAGAAFAKHLFVYFGPLGTVFLRVFLAALVLLLWARPRWREMSAAGWRTTLMFATVLGGMNATYYLSLERLPLGLAVTIEFIGPLSVALWQSHRLLDVIWVILAAAGIALLNPFSGALDPIGIGLALAAGFCWGAYIVLGQRMSGSSLPGQQGLALAMAAAALVLVPFGAVAAAPVVSNGWWLLAAVAVALLSSVVPYSLEIEALRRMPTRVFGILMSLEPAVAAMMGLLILGEALGLNQIVAIALVMLASYGAMRYAKPVDHPG, from the coding sequence ATGAAATTGCTGCAGCGGGTACCGCCCATAGTTCTGGTGCTGGTTTCAATTTTCAGCGTTCAGGCCGGTGCCGCTTTCGCCAAGCATCTTTTTGTCTATTTTGGTCCGCTGGGCACGGTTTTCTTGCGGGTGTTTCTGGCGGCGCTGGTGCTGTTACTCTGGGCGCGACCGCGCTGGCGTGAGATGTCGGCGGCGGGTTGGCGCACCACACTGATGTTCGCGACCGTGCTCGGCGGCATGAACGCGACCTATTACTTGTCGCTGGAGCGTCTGCCACTCGGTCTGGCGGTGACGATAGAATTCATTGGCCCCTTGTCGGTCGCGCTCTGGCAAAGTCACCGTTTGCTCGATGTGATCTGGGTCATTTTGGCCGCTGCCGGTATCGCGTTGTTGAATCCATTTTCCGGCGCGTTGGATCCCATCGGCATCGGTTTGGCGCTGGCGGCGGGCTTTTGCTGGGGCGCCTATATTGTGCTCGGTCAGCGCATGAGCGGCAGCTCCTTGCCGGGTCAGCAAGGTCTGGCGTTGGCCATGGCGGCCGCGGCGCTGGTACTGGTGCCGTTTGGTGCAGTTGCGGCAGCGCCAGTCGTCAGCAACGGCTGGTGGCTGCTGGCGGCCGTTGCCGTTGCGCTACTGTCGTCGGTCGTACCGTATTCGCTGGAGATTGAAGCGCTGCGCCGGATGCCGACCCGTGTCTTCGGCATTCTGATGAGCCTGGAGCCGGCGGTTGCCGCGATGATGGGCTTGCTGATTCTGGGCGAAGCGCTGGGCCTGAACCAGATTGTCGCGATTGCGCTGGTGATGTTGGCCAGCTACGGTGCCATGCGGTACGCCAAACCGGTTGACCACCCGGGTTGA
- the ydiJ gene encoding D-2-hydroxyglutarate dehydrogenase YdiJ, with protein sequence MTVAVPVLQENPVLEPVYRAYVEALNASGFAGIIATDYATRLVHATDNSVYQLLPQAVLFPRDEADVSKIFQLADKAEFHSVQFAPRGGGTGTNGQSLTTGIVIDVSRFQNRILELNVNEGWVRVQPGVILDQLQDLLNPQGFFFAPELSPSNRATLGGMANTDACGKGSRLYGRTGDHVLALRVVLNNGDVLDSARLEANDFFARKHQPGREGEIYRLVDEACRHAPVHPGASRLGRFITAYNLWHVVNEKTGSFSLNPLLCGSEGTLALVTELKLKITPLPSQKALFAIRYKSFDAALAAAQDLLKHQPSAIETVDDKILTLAKDDIIFPKVKPYLGDNQDFSGNAINLVEFVGDNASEFASRAEQLKAELPSAPGVISFHFTTDKAAQAALWDLRKKGVGLLGNAKGKRRPIPFVEDTAVPPENLAAYIREFRELLDGHGLSYGMFGHVDVGCLHVRPALNLRTEDDEATFRKISDAVYALVKKYGGVMWSEHGKGFRSWYGPEFHGEDIYRRMRQVKTAFDPRNQFNPGKICAPLKHENTLYEPFKQTRGELDRQISVSAETDAPGALYCNGNGQCFDYRMDSVMCPSYKATGDRRHSPKGRSGLMREWLRQASNAGVQLQPVSLSAAEKLKREWRRLPLLKTADDFSHQVNEAMSGCLGCKACNSQCPIKVDVPSQKSLFLHHYHRRYPRPLRDYLLTSMESWAPIAGVVPHISNVLLLNPLSRLLARWTMRLQALPRFASRNVYDLLRARKARRFNAKELSRLSPDQRSHTVLLLQDAFTSFFDTDALASAVRLLERLGKRVVILPFQPLGKAEHVKGRLPEFIQRAQAAVKQMRELAELKLPVISVESTQALLFRQEYPMHVDCSGIAKVQTLAEYLASVDDALPVKRQPIVHLFSHCTEKTQLAESAGQWQRIFKRFGVELRPVNTGCCGMAGSYGHEREHDQESRLLFEQSWSDSLSQARGKGLVCATGFSCREQTHRLGAERVPDPATILLALLS encoded by the coding sequence ATGACTGTTGCTGTCCCTGTCTTGCAGGAGAACCCGGTTCTTGAGCCGGTCTATCGGGCCTATGTCGAGGCGCTGAACGCCAGCGGCTTCGCTGGCATCATCGCCACCGACTATGCCACCCGTCTGGTCCACGCCACCGACAACAGCGTTTATCAGCTGCTGCCGCAGGCGGTCTTGTTTCCGCGCGATGAAGCCGATGTCAGCAAGATTTTTCAGCTGGCGGACAAGGCCGAATTTCATTCGGTGCAGTTTGCGCCGCGCGGTGGCGGCACCGGGACCAATGGCCAGTCGCTGACCACCGGCATCGTGATCGACGTGTCGCGCTTTCAGAATCGCATTCTGGAGCTGAACGTCAACGAGGGCTGGGTACGGGTCCAGCCCGGCGTGATTCTGGATCAGTTGCAAGATCTGCTGAATCCGCAGGGATTTTTCTTTGCGCCCGAGCTGTCGCCGTCAAACCGCGCAACGCTGGGCGGCATGGCCAATACCGATGCCTGCGGCAAAGGTTCGCGCCTGTATGGTCGCACTGGTGATCATGTCTTGGCGCTGCGTGTGGTGCTGAACAACGGCGACGTGCTCGACAGCGCACGACTGGAAGCCAACGATTTTTTTGCCAGAAAGCACCAGCCGGGTCGGGAAGGGGAAATTTACCGGCTGGTTGATGAAGCCTGCCGGCACGCGCCGGTGCATCCGGGCGCCAGTCGGCTGGGTCGTTTCATCACGGCTTACAACCTCTGGCATGTCGTCAATGAGAAAACCGGCAGCTTCTCGCTCAATCCGCTGCTCTGTGGCTCAGAAGGTACGTTGGCTCTGGTCACCGAGCTCAAGCTGAAAATCACGCCGCTGCCGAGCCAGAAAGCGCTGTTTGCCATTCGCTACAAATCTTTCGATGCTGCGCTGGCGGCCGCTCAGGATTTGCTCAAGCATCAGCCTTCGGCCATCGAAACGGTGGATGACAAGATCCTGACGCTGGCGAAAGACGACATCATCTTTCCCAAGGTCAAACCGTATCTTGGCGATAATCAGGACTTCAGTGGAAATGCCATCAATCTGGTCGAATTCGTCGGCGACAACGCCAGTGAATTTGCCAGTCGCGCCGAGCAGCTGAAGGCCGAACTGCCAAGCGCACCCGGCGTCATCAGTTTTCATTTCACCACCGATAAAGCCGCGCAAGCCGCGTTATGGGATTTGCGCAAAAAAGGTGTTGGGCTGCTTGGCAACGCCAAGGGCAAGCGTCGTCCGATTCCATTCGTCGAAGACACCGCAGTGCCGCCGGAGAATCTGGCGGCGTATATTCGCGAGTTCCGCGAACTGCTGGATGGTCACGGGCTGAGTTACGGCATGTTTGGTCATGTCGATGTCGGTTGCCTGCATGTTCGCCCGGCGCTGAATCTGCGCACGGAAGATGACGAAGCAACGTTCCGGAAAATTTCCGATGCGGTCTATGCGCTGGTCAAGAAGTACGGCGGCGTCATGTGGTCGGAACATGGCAAGGGTTTTCGCTCCTGGTATGGTCCGGAGTTTCATGGCGAGGACATCTATCGGCGGATGCGGCAGGTCAAAACTGCATTTGATCCGCGCAACCAGTTCAATCCGGGCAAGATCTGCGCGCCGCTGAAGCACGAGAACACGCTGTACGAACCGTTCAAGCAGACCCGTGGTGAGCTGGATCGGCAAATTTCGGTCAGTGCTGAAACCGACGCACCTGGCGCACTCTACTGTAACGGCAATGGCCAATGCTTTGATTACCGGATGGACAGCGTCATGTGTCCGTCCTACAAGGCAACGGGGGATCGTCGGCACTCGCCGAAAGGTCGTTCGGGCCTGATGCGGGAATGGTTGCGGCAGGCATCCAATGCGGGCGTGCAATTGCAGCCTGTCTCACTGTCGGCAGCGGAAAAACTCAAGCGCGAGTGGCGGCGGCTGCCTTTGCTGAAAACCGCTGACGATTTTTCTCATCAGGTCAATGAGGCCATGTCGGGCTGCCTGGGTTGCAAGGCTTGCAACAGCCAGTGCCCGATCAAGGTTGATGTGCCGAGTCAGAAGTCGTTGTTCCTGCATCACTACCATCGCCGCTATCCGCGGCCGCTGCGCGATTACCTGCTGACCAGCATGGAGTCGTGGGCACCGATAGCCGGTGTTGTCCCGCACATCAGCAATGTGTTGCTGCTCAATCCGCTCAGTCGCTTGCTGGCACGCTGGACGATGCGCCTGCAGGCGCTGCCGCGTTTTGCCAGTCGCAATGTTTACGATCTGCTGCGGGCGCGCAAAGCACGCCGTTTCAATGCCAAGGAATTGTCGCGGCTGTCGCCGGATCAGCGTTCGCACACGGTGCTACTGCTGCAGGATGCGTTTACCAGTTTCTTTGATACCGATGCTCTCGCCAGTGCCGTGCGTTTGTTGGAGCGGCTCGGCAAGCGGGTCGTGATTCTGCCATTTCAGCCGCTCGGCAAAGCCGAGCATGTCAAAGGCCGGTTGCCGGAATTCATTCAGCGGGCGCAGGCCGCCGTCAAGCAGATGCGCGAACTGGCCGAGCTGAAGCTGCCGGTGATCAGCGTCGAGTCGACTCAGGCCTTGCTGTTCCGTCAGGAATATCCCATGCATGTCGATTGCAGCGGCATCGCCAAGGTGCAGACGCTGGCGGAATACCTGGCCTCGGTTGATGATGCGCTGCCAGTCAAACGTCAGCCGATTGTGCATCTGTTCTCTCACTGCACCGAGAAAACCCAGTTGGCCGAAAGCGCCGGTCAGTGGCAGCGGATATTCAAACGCTTTGGCGTCGAGCTGCGGCCGGTCAACACCGGCTGCTGCGGCATGGCCGGAAGCTATGGTCACGAACGGGAGCATGATCAGGAATCCCGTTTGCTGTTTGAACAGAGCTGGTCCGATTCATTGAGCCAGGCCCGTGGCAAGGGCTTGGTCTGCGCCACCGGTTTTTCCTGTCGGGAGCAGACCCACCGTTTGGGGGCCGAGCGAGTGCCGGACCCGGCCACCATTTTGCTGGCGCTGCTGTCTTGA